From a region of the uncultured Desulfatiglans sp. genome:
- a CDS encoding Smr domain protein, which produces MPRRRKKNRTPPVRGAVKSTEGPFNPVLGVRPKQRRPKVLPAAEAPPPQQPQEIPDETEIFLRAMTDVKPLVRGKGIVTSQPDPHLRPPHTARDDELEVMAHLSDLISGAAQLDITFSDEYIEGCVPGFSRKLMLRLKRGEFPVQDYIDLHGLTKQEAEAQLRGFLIRSHQLGLRCVLVVHGRGLNSENNIPVLKERLPVWLNRGSIKRIVLAFSTARPYDGGTGAIYILLRKWHSRG; this is translated from the coding sequence ATGCCCCGCAGGAGAAAGAAAAACCGTACGCCGCCCGTCCGGGGCGCGGTAAAATCCACGGAGGGACCTTTCAACCCGGTTTTGGGCGTGCGCCCCAAACAACGGCGGCCGAAAGTCCTGCCCGCCGCGGAGGCGCCGCCTCCGCAGCAACCCCAGGAAATCCCGGACGAGACGGAGATTTTTCTTCGCGCCATGACGGATGTCAAACCCCTGGTGCGAGGGAAAGGCATTGTCACATCCCAGCCGGACCCCCACCTGAGGCCGCCGCACACCGCCAGGGACGACGAACTGGAGGTGATGGCGCACCTGTCCGACCTGATCAGCGGCGCAGCGCAACTCGATATCACCTTCAGCGACGAGTATATCGAAGGGTGCGTCCCTGGATTCAGCCGCAAGCTGATGCTGCGTCTCAAGCGCGGCGAATTTCCCGTTCAGGATTACATCGATTTGCACGGCCTGACGAAGCAAGAAGCGGAAGCGCAGCTGCGGGGATTCCTGATACGCAGCCACCAGTTGGGGCTTCGCTGCGTTCTGGTCGTCCATGGACGCGGCCTGAATTCGGAAAACAACATCCCGGTGCTGAAGGAGCGTCTGCCGGTCTGGCTCAACCGCGGCAGCATAAAACGAATCGTGCTCGCCTTTTCGACCGCGAGGCCATACGACGGCGGTACGGGGGCCATCTATATCCTGCTGAGAAAGTGGCACAGCAGAGGGTGA
- a CDS encoding Sua5/YciO/YrdC/YwlC family protein, with product MVRALEVLRGGGLVAFPTETFYGLAADIRQEAALRSLYAAKGRDPGEPLLILVDGAAAVDRLALHVSPLARRLIRVFWPGGLTLVFEAGPSISGLLTAGTGKIGIRWSSHPVAAALPTGLGGPVTGTSANRSGSPPCVDAREVEAQLRGRVDLILDGGRTAGMAPSTVLDVSGDLPKILRRGVIPEDALMQVIGAGCAS from the coding sequence ATGGTGCGTGCACTGGAAGTCCTGCGGGGCGGGGGCCTGGTGGCATTTCCGACCGAGACCTTTTACGGACTGGCGGCGGACATCCGTCAGGAGGCTGCTTTGCGAAGCCTCTATGCCGCGAAAGGACGCGACCCCGGCGAGCCGTTGCTCATTCTGGTCGATGGGGCTGCAGCCGTGGACCGCCTGGCATTGCACGTTTCTCCGCTCGCACGGCGATTGATACGCGTGTTCTGGCCTGGTGGGCTGACCCTGGTCTTCGAAGCCGGTCCTTCCATCTCCGGGCTTCTGACCGCAGGCACCGGCAAGATCGGCATCCGGTGGTCCAGTCATCCCGTGGCTGCAGCGCTGCCGACCGGCTTGGGTGGCCCTGTGACCGGCACGAGTGCCAACCGGTCAGGTTCTCCTCCCTGCGTCGATGCCCGTGAAGTGGAGGCCCAGCTGAGAGGGCGTGTCGATTTGATCCTGGACGGGGGCAGGACAGCTGGAATGGCCCCCTCAACGGTGCTCGATGTGAGCGGCGATCTGCCGAAGATCCTGCGCAGGGGCGTGATTCCGGAGGATGCGTTGATGCAGGTTATCGGCGCCGGGTGCGCCTCTTAA
- a CDS encoding membrane hypothetical protein (Evidence 5 : Unknown function) has protein sequence MPKKAAQKNPPESAPPDRKKRIIAAFLIFAAVYPLCLVVWISLVKPTYGLVVGETGTYLAAATFQTRLETFEKGEEVLDIVHAKPLITDEGLADTVIQLKLYISNFSFNLPLTLAIMIALLPLFRWRPLHLCEAIGLIVLVHLLFVYFFNAAHIYGYLAQMKAIEPSVVKAVFWEFSWTFIDNLVIRFEPFLVIVYLWLRERKRLLKPDPVPVKRRTRRR, from the coding sequence ATGCCCAAGAAAGCCGCTCAAAAAAATCCGCCGGAGAGCGCCCCTCCTGACAGAAAGAAGAGGATCATTGCGGCATTTCTGATCTTTGCCGCCGTTTATCCCCTTTGTCTGGTCGTTTGGATCTCTTTGGTCAAACCCACATACGGCCTCGTCGTGGGGGAGACGGGAACCTATCTGGCCGCAGCGACCTTTCAAACCAGGCTCGAGACCTTCGAAAAGGGAGAAGAGGTCCTGGATATCGTCCACGCCAAACCCCTGATAACAGACGAAGGCTTGGCGGACACCGTCATTCAGCTCAAGCTCTACATCTCCAACTTTTCATTCAACCTGCCGCTCACTCTGGCGATCATGATCGCGCTGCTGCCCCTCTTCCGATGGCGTCCGCTGCATCTCTGCGAGGCCATCGGGTTGATCGTTCTCGTCCACCTGCTCTTCGTCTACTTTTTCAATGCGGCGCACATCTACGGTTATCTGGCCCAGATGAAGGCGATCGAACCTTCCGTGGTCAAAGCCGTTTTTTGGGAATTTTCCTGGACCTTCATCGACAACCTGGTCATCCGGTTCGAACCGTTTCTGGTCATCGTTTACCTGTGGCTCCGCGAACGGAAACGGCTGTTGAAACCTGACCCTGTCCCGGTTAAGAGGCGCACCCGGCGCCGATAA
- a CDS encoding hypothetical protein (Evidence 5 : Unknown function), producing the protein MTGGENPRSYKGCGRWCRERSEGRLSGSQRRAFDFAPGSDRRVRAISPLSAKDPDVESPFRRLQFPAGFSP; encoded by the coding sequence GTGACGGGTGGTGAAAATCCGCGCAGCTACAAAGGATGCGGGCGCTGGTGCCGTGAGAGGTCCGAAGGAAGGCTGTCAGGCAGTCAACGCCGGGCGTTTGATTTTGCGCCGGGCTCGGACCGCAGGGTGCGGGCGATTTCCCCTCTGAGCGCAAAGGATCCGGATGTCGAAAGTCCCTTTAGGCGTCTGCAGTTTCCTGCGGGTTTCTCTCCATAG
- a CDS encoding Xaa-Pro aminopeptidase: METFSMRSEIAGRITRFQSMLDNSGLDGALLVQKVDVFYFSGCDQDAHLWIPSSGEPLLMVRKSIERARQDARLDAIVPLGSFSQLPDLIHGHQHSPPRRIGLELDVLPARLYLTYAKHFPQCTLEDATSLVRRVRMIKSPYEIDCISRAAAMADNLLAEVPLIIRNAPTESALALELEACYRRMGHPGILRTRAFNSECFYGHVLAGKSSTAPSNAPGPTGGEGPGPFYSQGAGHGPIRPHEPVIVDYTANVNGYVADQARTFAIGLLPEKFQRAHRVMCDIQNAVAERCLPGATAADLYDLALQMADEAGLSEGFMGHPEAVPFVAHGVGLELDEWPVIGRGIPMTLKAGMVIAMEPKYIFPGEGVVGIENTFVITPDGLQKLNHFPDEICIV; encoded by the coding sequence ATGGAAACCTTCTCCATGCGAAGCGAAATAGCAGGCCGGATCACCCGCTTTCAGTCCATGCTGGACAATAGCGGACTCGACGGGGCATTGCTGGTCCAAAAGGTCGATGTCTTTTATTTCTCCGGGTGCGACCAGGACGCGCACCTGTGGATACCATCATCCGGCGAACCCCTCCTCATGGTGCGCAAAAGCATCGAACGTGCCAGGCAGGACGCCCGGCTCGACGCAATCGTGCCCCTCGGCTCCTTTTCCCAACTTCCCGACCTCATCCATGGTCATCAACATTCGCCTCCGCGGCGGATCGGTCTGGAACTGGACGTTTTGCCGGCCAGACTCTATCTGACCTACGCCAAACACTTCCCGCAGTGTACTCTGGAAGACGCCACCAGCCTCGTGCGCCGAGTGCGGATGATCAAATCTCCGTATGAAATCGATTGTATATCGCGAGCTGCAGCCATGGCGGACAACCTGCTGGCCGAGGTGCCCCTGATCATTCGGAACGCCCCGACCGAGTCCGCGCTGGCCCTCGAACTCGAGGCCTGCTACCGCCGCATGGGGCACCCGGGTATTCTGAGGACGCGGGCCTTCAACTCGGAATGCTTTTACGGGCACGTGCTCGCGGGGAAAAGTTCCACCGCCCCGAGCAATGCACCCGGCCCCACCGGAGGGGAAGGCCCCGGTCCTTTCTATTCCCAGGGGGCCGGCCACGGCCCGATCCGGCCCCACGAACCGGTCATCGTCGACTACACCGCCAACGTCAATGGATATGTCGCGGATCAGGCGAGGACCTTCGCAATCGGCCTGCTCCCGGAAAAATTTCAACGTGCGCACCGCGTCATGTGCGATATTCAGAACGCGGTCGCAGAGCGTTGTCTGCCGGGGGCCACCGCCGCGGACTTGTATGACCTGGCGCTGCAGATGGCCGATGAAGCCGGTCTTTCAGAAGGATTCATGGGCCACCCTGAAGCGGTTCCTTTTGTAGCTCATGGTGTCGGGCTCGAACTGGACGAGTGGCCGGTGATCGGGCGCGGGATCCCCATGACCCTCAAGGCGGGGATGGTCATCGCAATGGAACCGAAGTATATCTTTCCAGGGGAAGGCGTGGTCGGGATCGAAAACACCTTTGTGATCACTCCGGATGGTCTTCAGAAGCTCAATCATTTCCCGGACGAGATCTGCATCGTCTGA
- the purE gene encoding N5-carboxyaminoimidazole ribonucleotide mutase, whose translation MSEKKPLVGVVMGSASDRDVMLPCVQTLQDLEIPHEVKILSAHRTPQRAQEYALEAAARGLRVLIAGAGWAAHLAGALAANSLLPVIGVPIDSSPLKGLDALLATVQMPPGIPVATMAIGGGGAKNAALFAAQILALQEEEIARRFTEYRREMTAAAERNIDRWDL comes from the coding sequence ATGTCGGAGAAAAAACCGTTGGTGGGCGTGGTCATGGGCAGTGCATCCGATCGCGATGTGATGCTGCCGTGCGTGCAGACCTTGCAGGATCTGGAGATCCCGCACGAAGTGAAGATCCTTTCGGCCCACAGGACTCCCCAACGGGCCCAGGAATACGCCCTGGAGGCTGCCGCGAGAGGCCTCCGCGTCCTGATCGCCGGAGCCGGGTGGGCGGCCCATCTGGCCGGGGCTCTGGCTGCCAACAGCCTCCTGCCGGTCATCGGGGTGCCGATCGACTCGTCCCCGCTCAAGGGACTCGACGCGCTCCTGGCGACGGTTCAGATGCCGCCCGGCATCCCGGTTGCCACGATGGCGATTGGAGGGGGTGGGGCCAAGAACGCCGCCCTGTTTGCGGCCCAGATTCTGGCACTGCAGGAAGAGGAGATTGCCCGGCGCTTTACGGAGTACCGCCGGGAGATGACTGCCGCGGCCGAGCGGAATATCGATCGTTGGGATCTTTAG
- a CDS encoding putative pyridoxal-dependent aspartate 1-decarboxylase (Evidence 3 : Putative function from multiple computational evidences) gives MKDITMDKAPKTVKANLEYLRKLFIMPDSPDKFIEFGRELLEMIHEFFQEKGGIHSSISLPELSRIFNQTTVPDQPQLIKDVLAEIKQKIIKHSVKVGNPYYIGHMISAVPYFMILLEMIIAALNQNQVKIETAKASSFVEREIIAWMHHLVFGRRERFYEKHMQDPRVALGNVTADGTIANLTALLVAREKAFPADGDFPGARGAGIGRALKHYGFDRAVVLVSTRGHYSIKKAASMIGIGEENVVTIPVDECNRIDLRRLRRRIRQFQQETERVKVMAVIGIAGTTETGNVDNLAELGQIAREEGAHFHVDACWGGSALLVDEYQTLFKGIEQADSVSIDAHKLLYCPMTMGMVLFRNEKDLNVIRHSSQYVIRRNSVDTGRFTIEGSRPFACLKPWAALKIMGRDGYGLLFKQAQLSTKRLKEILDHCGNFETLSKPQLFILAYRFIPEAAQEKLRRLQTALRDCSTNRKEEARELERKIRKINHLINGLNIKLHKALRRDDSTFVSRTTLESTRYRPQNIVVLRAVLVNPLTNRQILQEIVSTQNRIGMQIWKEFLPAFIRIAEEPFEQKQAQA, from the coding sequence ATGAAAGACATCACCATGGACAAAGCGCCCAAAACCGTTAAGGCAAACCTGGAATATCTCAGAAAACTCTTCATTATGCCCGATTCGCCGGACAAGTTCATCGAGTTCGGCCGTGAGCTGCTGGAGATGATCCACGAGTTTTTCCAGGAAAAGGGCGGTATTCACAGCAGCATCAGCCTGCCTGAGTTGAGCCGGATTTTCAACCAGACAACGGTCCCGGATCAACCCCAGTTGATCAAGGATGTGTTGGCGGAGATCAAACAGAAGATTATCAAGCACTCTGTCAAGGTCGGAAATCCTTATTACATCGGGCACATGATCAGCGCCGTGCCTTATTTCATGATCCTGCTCGAAATGATCATTGCCGCCCTCAACCAGAATCAAGTCAAAATAGAGACGGCGAAGGCATCGAGTTTTGTGGAACGGGAGATCATCGCCTGGATGCATCACCTGGTCTTCGGGCGGCGCGAGCGTTTTTACGAGAAGCATATGCAGGACCCCCGGGTGGCCTTGGGCAATGTCACCGCTGACGGGACCATTGCCAATTTGACGGCCTTGCTGGTGGCGCGGGAAAAGGCCTTTCCCGCCGACGGGGATTTTCCCGGTGCGAGGGGGGCTGGGATAGGGCGTGCACTGAAGCACTACGGCTTCGATCGGGCCGTGGTGCTGGTGTCGACCCGCGGCCACTATTCGATCAAGAAGGCGGCCAGCATGATCGGCATCGGGGAGGAAAACGTCGTCACCATCCCTGTAGATGAATGCAATCGCATCGACCTGCGCAGGCTGCGCCGGAGGATCAGACAGTTCCAGCAGGAGACGGAGCGGGTCAAGGTGATGGCGGTGATCGGCATCGCTGGAACCACCGAGACGGGCAACGTCGACAACCTGGCCGAGTTGGGTCAGATCGCCAGGGAGGAAGGCGCGCATTTTCATGTGGACGCCTGCTGGGGCGGTTCCGCCCTCCTAGTGGATGAATACCAGACACTCTTCAAGGGGATCGAGCAGGCCGATTCGGTGTCCATCGATGCCCACAAGCTACTTTATTGCCCGATGACGATGGGGATGGTCCTTTTCCGAAACGAGAAGGACCTCAATGTGATCCGCCATTCCTCCCAGTATGTGATCCGCAGGAATTCAGTGGATACAGGGCGGTTCACGATCGAGGGTTCGCGGCCCTTCGCCTGTTTGAAACCTTGGGCCGCCCTGAAGATCATGGGGCGGGACGGTTATGGGCTGCTGTTCAAGCAGGCGCAGCTTTCGACCAAGCGGTTGAAGGAGATTCTGGACCACTGCGGCAATTTCGAGACCCTCAGCAAGCCCCAGTTGTTCATCCTCGCTTACCGGTTCATACCGGAGGCCGCCCAGGAAAAGCTTCGCCGTCTGCAAACGGCCTTGCGCGACTGTTCGACGAACCGCAAGGAGGAGGCCAGGGAGCTGGAACGGAAGATCCGCAAGATCAACCACCTGATCAATGGCTTGAACATCAAGCTGCACAAGGCCCTCAGACGGGACGACAGCACGTTCGTATCCCGCACCACCCTCGAATCTACCCGATACAGGCCTCAAAACATCGTCGTGCTGCGGGCGGTCCTGGTAAACCCGTTGACGAACCGTCAGATCCTCCAGGAGATTGTCAGCACGCAAAATCGGATCGGAATGCAGATCTGGAAAGAATTTCTGCCCGCCTTCATCAGGATCGCCGAAGAACCCTTCGAGCAGAAACAGGCCCAGGCCTGA
- the gpmA gene encoding phosphoglyceromutase 1 (Evidence 2a : Function from experimental evidences in other organisms; Product type e : enzyme): MYTLVLLRHGESLWNKENRFTGWVDVDLSEKGMEEAHEAGRILHREGFGFDFAYTSVLKRAIRTLWITLDEMDLMWIPIRQNWRLNERHYGALQGMNKAETAERHGEDQVLIWRRAYDIAPPPLSLDDPMYPGSDPRYRGIDTAELPLSECLKDTVNRFIPYWSDVIVPTIREGKRVIIAAHGNSLRALVKYLDNISEKDIVGMNIPTGIPLVYKLDRQMKPVENYYLGDPEKVKKAQEAVANQGKKRSA, from the coding sequence ATGTACACACTCGTTCTACTCCGCCACGGGGAAAGCCTCTGGAACAAGGAAAACCGTTTCACCGGCTGGGTCGATGTGGACCTGTCCGAAAAGGGCATGGAAGAAGCTCACGAAGCCGGCAGAATTCTGCACCGGGAGGGTTTCGGCTTCGACTTCGCCTATACCTCCGTCCTCAAACGGGCCATTCGAACCCTGTGGATCACCCTGGACGAAATGGATCTCATGTGGATCCCCATCCGGCAGAACTGGCGTCTGAACGAACGTCATTATGGCGCCCTTCAGGGGATGAACAAGGCCGAGACCGCCGAGCGTCACGGAGAGGATCAGGTGCTCATCTGGCGCCGCGCCTACGATATCGCCCCCCCACCGCTGAGCCTTGACGATCCCATGTATCCCGGGAGCGACCCGCGCTACAGGGGCATCGACACCGCTGAACTCCCCCTGAGCGAATGCCTCAAGGACACGGTCAACCGTTTCATCCCTTACTGGTCGGACGTGATCGTGCCCACGATCCGCGAAGGCAAGCGGGTCATTATCGCGGCCCACGGCAACAGCCTCCGGGCCCTCGTAAAGTACCTGGACAACATTTCGGAGAAGGATATCGTCGGAATGAACATCCCCACGGGCATCCCACTCGTCTACAAACTGGACCGCCAGATGAAACCCGTCGAGAACTACTACCTGGGAGATCCGGAAAAGGTGAAAAAAGCTCAAGAGGCTGTCGCCAACCAGGGAAAGAAACGCTCCGCCTAG
- a CDS encoding conserved hypothetical protein (Evidence 4 : Unknown function but conserved in other organisms) yields the protein MARVDDYKKAAELARSALKETNPKRVADRAGGRFEGAQGQDPCLVIRFLNRQVKVCWPEVLPVYEETGEELPIQQQVLLLHFLEGSGPGAPSGEWVAYQEIPDGKFYLDPFLRRAKNPMVQTFGEQPERLVTLAAKVYGGKPADEGDASVIVDALPGVPVLLILWQGDDEFPPEGNILFDRSIIGSLSAEDIAWLCGMIIYPLVGMARQA from the coding sequence ATGGCACGCGTTGACGACTACAAGAAGGCGGCGGAGCTCGCCAGAAGCGCCTTGAAAGAGACGAACCCGAAGCGGGTGGCGGACAGGGCCGGAGGGCGGTTCGAAGGGGCGCAGGGCCAGGATCCGTGTCTGGTCATTCGTTTTTTGAACCGGCAGGTGAAGGTGTGTTGGCCGGAGGTGTTGCCGGTCTACGAAGAGACTGGCGAAGAGCTTCCCATCCAGCAGCAGGTCCTGCTGCTGCATTTTCTCGAGGGAAGCGGGCCGGGCGCGCCGAGCGGAGAATGGGTCGCTTATCAGGAGATACCGGACGGCAAGTTCTATTTGGACCCTTTTTTGAGGAGGGCCAAAAATCCGATGGTGCAGACCTTTGGCGAGCAGCCGGAGCGCCTGGTGACCCTGGCTGCCAAAGTTTACGGCGGAAAACCGGCCGATGAAGGGGATGCCTCTGTCATCGTCGATGCCCTGCCGGGGGTCCCGGTGCTCCTGATCCTGTGGCAGGGAGACGACGAATTCCCGCCCGAAGGTAACATCCTCTTCGATCGGAGCATTATCGGCTCTCTCTCGGCTGAGGACATCGCATGGCTTTGCGGGATGATCATTTATCCCCTGGTGGGGATGGCAAGACAGGCCTGA